A window of the Brumimicrobium sp. genome harbors these coding sequences:
- a CDS encoding suppressor of fused domain protein, which produces MSELEKALKEKFGEHRVKEFITEDEMYIPLLEITIQTNLTFRVIVTNGMSDYKMPIPNHLKTVNERVYNELFICLPEYWDFTDENRKWPIETLQKLAKNVIEKETWYGPGHTIANGNPTKPISNLMEQEYFLLADPIYLEEFMKPLQLNDKKIYFLAVIPLLMSEYDLLVYKAYPKWLQKFKSGRGNEIIDEYKKTSSLRRRIFNF; this is translated from the coding sequence ATGAGCGAACTTGAAAAAGCATTAAAAGAAAAATTTGGAGAGCATCGGGTAAAGGAATTTATTACCGAAGACGAAATGTATATTCCTTTATTGGAAATTACAATCCAAACAAATTTAACTTTCCGTGTAATCGTTACAAATGGGATGTCTGATTACAAAATGCCTATTCCGAATCATTTAAAAACTGTAAACGAGCGAGTTTATAATGAATTGTTCATTTGTTTACCGGAATATTGGGACTTTACTGATGAAAATAGGAAGTGGCCTATCGAAACTTTGCAAAAACTTGCTAAAAATGTCATTGAGAAAGAAACTTGGTATGGACCAGGACATACCATTGCAAATGGAAATCCTACGAAACCTATTTCTAATTTAATGGAACAAGAATATTTTCTTTTAGCAGACCCAATTTATCTAGAAGAGTTTATGAAACCACTTCAATTAAATGATAAAAAGATTTATTTTTTAGCTGTTATCCCTTTACTTATGAGTGAATATGACCTTCTAGTTTATAAGGCTTATCCTAAATGGCTGCAAAAATTTAAGAGCGGTAGAGGAAATGAAATTATAGATGAATATAAAAAGACATCTTCTTTACGTAGGCGAATCTTTAATTTTTAG